The genomic DNA CGCCCGGCTGGCGAGCTGGCGGCACGCCGCGGGAGCGCGGTCGATGGCCTTCGCCACCTGCTCGAAGTCCATGCCGAACACGTCGTGCAGGAGGAACGCGGCGCGCTCCAGCGGGGACAGGCGCTCCAGGGCCATCATCAGGGTCAGCGTCAAGTCATCGCCCTCCACTGTCTCGATGATGGGCTCTGGAAGCCAGGTCCCCACGTACTCCTCGCGCCGGACGCGCGCGGATTTCAGGACGTCCAGGCACAGGCGCGTCACCGTGCGGACGAGCACGGCCTCGGCGTCCCGCACGACGTCGCGGTTCGTCTGGTGCCAACGGAGATACGCCTCCTGCACCACGTCCTCCGCCTCCGCGACGATGCCCAGCATCCGGTACGCGATGCGGAGCAGCCGGGGGCGGAGCGGGTCGAAGACGTCCGCGGGATTTGAATCAGGCGGCTTCACTGCGAGGGGTCACCGGGTGCACGGCCCGGAAGCCGAGGACGAGCCGGTTCGCGGTGTTGATGACGCCAATCATGAGGGTCAGCTTCACGATCTCCTCTTCGGTGAAGTGCGGTTTGAGCGCGGCGTAGTCCTCGTCGGGTGCGTGCGTCTGGGAGATGAGTGTCAGGGCCTCGGTCCAGCCCAGGGCCGCCCGCTCGCGGTCGGTGTACAGCGGCGACTCACGCCAGCCGTCCAGAAGGTAGATGCGCTCCTCGGTCTCCCCATGTGCGCGAGCGTCGCGGGTGTGCATGTGGATGCAGAAGGCGCAGCCATTGAGCTGGGACGAGCGGATCTTGACGAGCTCGCGGAGGCTCGGCTCCAGCCCCAGGGCCTCCACCTTCTTGCTGAAATCCACCATGAGGTTGAGGGCGTCCGGCGCGACCGCGAAGGCATTCATCCGGGGCTTCATGTGTAGGTCCTCGTTCTGGGGGGCGAAGTGCCCGTCCATCCCCAGGACGACGCAGCCGGTGCCGCGTGTGACATGGCCATTTTAAATGCCTAAACGAGAGCAGCTTGTCTGCCCGCCATCGGCGAAGCCCGAAATGGGCGGGAGAGCCATGTAACCGGGGCAAGCCCAGCTTGTCGAAGCCGCCCCGACTGAAAGACCCGCGCACCGCGATGCTTCCGCACGGCGCCGTACGTCACCTCGCGCATGAACGGTCTGTAGAGCACCAACAAGGCGATAGCTCGCGCGCGAGCGTCTCCATGCGATCCGCGAGGCGTGCCCGCGTGGTGGTCCACGGGGTTGCCGTCGATGCGCTGGACCCCGAGAGCGCTGTGACGGGGGGGCACGCTACACTCGCGTCCATGCCTGGCGACTTCTACTGTTTCAACATCGGAACCGGTCACAACCGCAACGAGCCCACGAACCTGCTGGTGCGGCTCCACGTGCGGTGTGACGCCATCGACGTGAGCAGCATCGCCAGGCGAGGGCGGATAGAGGGCGCGGACTTGCACCGGCACCTGCCGCGTGGCGACGGCGACTTCAAGTACATCAATGACGGCGTGGGCTCGAAGCCCATCTGGAAGAAGGGCGGCGGACATCCCGTGGGTGACGAGAAGGGGGCGGGCGGTTGGTTCGGCGAGGGGTTGTCCCAGAAGGCCCGGGACACTGTTCAGGTCATCAAGGAACTCCAGCCGGAGCGCATCTTCCTGGCGGGACACAGCCGGGGCGCCATCCTGTGCATCGAGATCGCCGACCTGCTGCATCAGGATCCGCGGTTCAAGGAACGGGAGGTGTTCATGTTCCTGCTGGATCCGTGCAAGTTCTCGATCCAGACCTCCTTCGGTGGCGAGGCCCGCACCTGGTTCGGGGACACGCTCTATGACAACACCCGAGCGGCCCGGATTGTCGCGGCGGAGGATCTGGCCGATGGCCCGACGCATGGGGGAAGCTTCAAGCTGTGCACGTTGCATCGGGCCCAGAGCCCATCGGTCCGCAGGCAGCTCAATCTCAAAGGAGCCGACAAGGTCGAGATGCTGCGGATACCCGGGAGCCACGGAACGGGCTCACAAGTCGATGGCAACCCCATCGGAGACCTGACCTACGAGCTGGCGTATGGGTTCTTCGCGGCC from Melittangium boletus DSM 14713 includes the following:
- a CDS encoding sigma-70 family RNA polymerase sigma factor, with protein sequence MKPPDSNPADVFDPLRPRLLRIAYRMLGIVAEAEDVVQEAYLRWHQTNRDVVRDAEAVLVRTVTRLCLDVLKSARVRREEYVGTWLPEPIIETVEGDDLTLTLMMALERLSPLERAAFLLHDVFGMDFEQVAKAIDRAPAACRQLASRAREHVREARPRFPVTEAKGHELASAFHAASRSGDTQALQALLAQDAILYADGGGKAKAVLNPIYGREKLVRFFEGVWRIPAVGSARLVHEGTIDGLPAYVTLDPDGMLQTTAFAIEDGRIVALYVTRNPDKLKGIRRAVVGESS
- a CDS encoding carboxymuconolactone decarboxylase family protein, which codes for MKPRMNAFAVAPDALNLMVDFSKKVEALGLEPSLRELVKIRSSQLNGCAFCIHMHTRDARAHGETEERIYLLDGWRESPLYTDRERAALGWTEALTLISQTHAPDEDYAALKPHFTEEEIVKLTLMIGVINTANRLVLGFRAVHPVTPRSEAA